The DNA region CACGCCCGATTGGATGCTGGAGCGCATCGCCCTGGGGGAGCTGCCTCCCAAGGAGCTGGCCGCCGCCCGCGCGCGCCTGGCCTCGGAGCCCGGAGGACTCGAGCGGCTCGCGAAGCTGGAGGCGGATGATGGGGCCACGCTGGCGAAGCTCCCGCCGTCCCAGGTCGCCGCCGAGGTGGCTCGCCGCCGCCGCGTGGTGGAGGCCTCGCGCTCGGTGGAGGCCCGCTCCACCTCCCGGGGTTGGCTGCCCGCCGTCGCGCTGGGCGCCCCCGTGGCCGCGGGGCTCGCGCTGATGATGTTCTTCTCCCGGGAAGAGCTGCCCGAGCGGACCCGGCCGGAGGAGGTGGCGCTGCTCGAGACGACGCGCACCAAGGGGCTGGAGCCGAAGCTGCTCATCCACCGCCAGACGCGCGGCGAGCCCGAGCCGCTCGCGGACGCGGCCCGGGCGAGGCCTGGGGACGTGCTGCAGCTCAGCTACGTGTCCGCGGGCCGGCCCTACGGCGCGGTGTTGTCCGTCGATGGCCGGGGCTCCGTCACGCTGCACTACCCGGAGTCGCTCACCGGCTCGCTGGCGCTCGCGGGAGGCACGGTGTCGCTGTCGAGCGCCTATGAGCTGGACGACGCGCCCCTCTTCGAGCGCTTCTTCTTCGTCACCAGCACCGAGCCCTTCGACCTGAACGCGCTGATGGACGCGGCGCGCCAGCTGGCCCGCTCCCCCGAGGACGCCCGCCGCGCGCCGCTGTCCCTGCCGGAATCGCTTTCCCAGTCGTCCCTCACCCTGGAGAAGTCCCCGTGAAGCGAGCGCTCTTCGTCTCCCTGCTGCTCCTTCCCCTCCTGGCCTCCGCCGCCGCGCCGGACGCGGGCCCGGTGCCGGTGCGGCGCTTCGCGCTGCTGGTGGGCGTCAATGACGGTGGCCCCAGCCGCGTGCGCCTGCGCTACGCCATCTCCGACGCGAAGGCCGTGAGCCAGGTGCTCGGCGAGCTCGGCGGGGTGCTGCCCGGAGATCGCATCCTGGTGCTGGACGCGGACCGCGCGGGGCTGGAGGACGGGATGAACCGCCTCCGGCGGATGATCGACGCGGCGAAGTCCTCCGGCGGGCGCACCGAGGCGCTCCTCTATTACTCGGGCCACTCGGACGAGGAGGGCCTGATGCTGAAGCAGGACCGCTTCTCGTACCGGGAGCTGCGCCAGGCGTTGAACGCGCTGCCGGCGGACGTGCGCATCGCCATCCTGGACTCGTGCGCGTCCGGAGCGATGGCGCGGCAGAAGGGTGGGGTGCGGCGGCCGGCCTTCCTGGTGGACGCGTCGGCGTCCGTGCGGGGGCACGCCATCCTCACCTCGTCCTCGGAGGACGAGGTGTCCCAGGAGTCGGACCGCATCGGCGGCTCGTACTTCACGCACAACCTGGTGTCGGGCCTGCGCGGCGCGGCGGACCTGAGCGGGGACGGGCGGGTGACGCTCAACGAGGCGTACCAGTTCGCCTTCCACGAGACGCTCGCGCGCACGGAGAAGACGCGGTCCGGCGCGCAGCATCCGGCGTATGACATCGACCTGGCCGGTTCGGGCGACCTGGTGATGACCGAGCTGCGCACGAACACGGCGGGCCTCGTGCTGGCGGGCCCGCTCGATGGCCGGCTCTAC from Archangium lipolyticum includes:
- a CDS encoding DUF4384 domain-containing protein, whose product is MSHRTPDWMLERIALGELPPKELAAARARLASEPGGLERLAKLEADDGATLAKLPPSQVAAEVARRRRVVEASRSVEARSTSRGWLPAVALGAPVAAGLALMMFFSREELPERTRPEEVALLETTRTKGLEPKLLIHRQTRGEPEPLADAARARPGDVLQLSYVSAGRPYGAVLSVDGRGSVTLHYPESLTGSLALAGGTVSLSSAYELDDAPLFERFFFVTSTEPFDLNALMDAARQLARSPEDARRAPLSLPESLSQSSLTLEKSP